CATCGTCTGACGCGTGAACTATTCAATGGAGGGCTCTCACCGATGCCACCAGAGCGGGATGAGGTGTATGATCCTATCGTGGCGCAACGCGGGGTCGCGGAGGGCCGTGCAGTAGCGCTGATTCGACGACCCAGCACCGGTGAAAGAGTCCCAACTACCGTCACAAAATTCACGTACCATGTCACGGTCAAGCACTCCTAGCACAGCGAGCCTCGATCAGTCCGCGGCATCCTTCGCGAGCTTCGACGCACTGGCACTCCTCCGACGGCAAGGATCGCGGTGGTAACCGAGCACAGGGCTGTTGTTTACGCGTGAATAGGGCGAAGCAGCCTCGGATTCGAAGGCATCGGTAGGGTCTGTGCGCCATGCATAAAGCAACCTCTTCACAGTGGCGAGTGGCCTTTTCCACAAGGAGGGGGTAGTGGTCTCTCTGTTGTGCTTCACCTCTACATCGACGGCTTTTtgcggggaagggggggcGTGCGTTCGTGAGGAATCTTTGTGGCACGTTCTCGAGGAGCGCTTCGGGGGTAGCCGTGTGCTGTTcagagaagaggagatgGAATGTAAGCGGGCGTTGTACACGCTAAACGCGGGCGAGTGTGCCACCGCACCGCGCACGATTTTATCGCTCTCTAGTCCACGCATGCTtagtggaagaggaggcaaaacgaaaacagaGCATCACGGCGGGGAAGAGAACGCCGCCCAGAgacgccgcctctccccctgtCCCATACCTTCCCGCCCTCCCGCCATTACGGTCGCCGGCGGGAAGCTGTGAGCGAACGACAAGAGCGAAGACAAAGAGCAgaagacagagggagaatgggagaggggggaaacGGAAGTGTGAGAGAGCAGCCGTTGCCTGCACGCActacgagagagagggaaagatCCGTGTGCAGCGCTGGCCCCAGTGGCAGAGCCGTCCAGCATGTCCTTCGCCGTTTCTTTCACCCGCCTTTGGCACCGGCGGCCATCCCCGGTGGAAGGGTAGCGTCTGGCGGACTTCGCGCGTCGCCGTGCGCTTTCGctcgccttctctttcttcgccTTGTTCTTCCTGCTATAAGTTAGTCGTGTCTTACGCGtttggagggagggagggagggggaggcgccGGTCTCCCTGCACGGCCTCGTGATGTGCAGGAGCGGAGAGATAGGCGGACAGAAGGGCAGCATGGGCAACGTTTCAGGACTTGCACAGCCGCCACTATCAAGAGTGCCCCTCCTTCCCACTTAATGGCTGCACTGGTAGTACAGGTGATTATACGATTGTGCCCGCATACCCTGCATGCGTGGGCGGTGCGAGTGGGCAGGTGTATGGAGGAAGCGCGGGAGGTGGATCAAACAAAGGCCGAGCGAACAGAGGAGACGAGCGTGCATCCCTcgtgggggagagggccgACTCGCGGCACGGCACAAGAGAGCACCCGATAGCTCCAGAAaagatgcacacacgcaacgaGACACATAGAGACACTAGCAACTccgcgtcgccaccgcccttctcagcctcctctgcctcttcgccGCGACCCACGTCTACGCCTGCCGATgtccgccgccactgctgccttCTCAGTGCTTCTTCATGCGCTTCTTATGGCGAGACTTCTTGTTGCGCTGCTTACCGTCACCGTGCCTGTAGGGAGCAACGCCCTTCTGCGCGCGAGCCTCGGCACGCCGCTCCTTGGCAGCCTGGCGGATCCTTCGCTGCTTGAGCTTCTTCACAACGCCGGCTTGGATCTTCTTCTCGCTCttcgcgcgcagctcgcacGCGCGGGCCTTGATCTTGCTCGCCTCGTGCATCTTCTTTTCCCGCTCCACGCGGCGCACCTtgcgctgacgctgcagaATCTCCGTCTCCTCCCGCTCCAAGTTCGACAGCTCATTCTGGAAGTGGTTGATAgtcacctccgcctccttctcgTACAGACGGCgtgcctcctcgtcgcgTTTTTTGCGCTCCTCGCGGCTGAGGCACCACTCCCGCTTCGCCTTTGTCGTCACCTCGTTGAGGAAGCCGTCGCTGGCCGTGCCGTAGCGCTTCTCAGCCTGGGCAATCTTCTCCTCAAGCTGCTCGGCCGCCAGCTGTGCGCGCACCTGCGGGAAAATGTCGTCGATGTCTTTGGTCGCCTTGGCCAACAGCGCATCCGGCACATCGCGGCGCTTCACAGTCGCTACCTGATGTTCGTTGATGGCACCGCTCACCGAGAGGATCTTGCGCATGATGTCGGCGTCCTCGACTTCATGCACGAGGGACACCGCGGTGCCGGTCTGCCCAATGCGCGCGGTGCGCCCCACGCGGTGGATGTAGGCAGTGAGAGTCGGCGGCAAGTCGTAGTTGAGCACCGTGGCCACTCCTTGAATGTCGAGCCCGCGCGACGCCACGTCCGTGGTGATGAGGTACCGCACCTCGCTGCGCGCAAACTTCTCGAAGGCCTGAAAGCGCTCTTCCTGCAGCTGATTGCCCTGGATCTCCGCGGCAGGCAGGCCCAGTGCGTTGAACACGAGAGCTAGTCGATGCGTGGTGGTGCGGTAGCGGCAGAAGATGATCGTCTTGTCTTTTAGGTAGTTCTGGCAAAGGGCAACGAGGTAGCGCGTCTTGACCTTGGCGATATGCTCCTGATCGCTTTCCACGGCGGAAGCGTCGTCCCGCCCGTCATCTGCGTCGTCAGCCGACGCCCGCTCTGCCCGGCTCCGCTTCTGGCGCAGCCGCTTTTCACGCGGCGTCTCGCCGtccttcgctgccgcctctgcagtggagacggcggcggcatctaCGTCGTCGGCAGTCGAAGTCAACGTCACAGGGGTGGTGCGGATGCGCACAAACTGCTGCCGGAGCTTCGACTGCAAGGCGATGTGGCCGATGTCGACGTTGATGGGCTTGAAGAGGTGCTCTTTGGCGAACTCGTCCACCTCCTTCGTCATGGTGGCAGAGAACATGAGCACCTGGCGCGTCTCTTCCGGGATGTGCTGCAGGATGTCCAGAACTTGATCCTGCAGAGTGACCGTCAGCATCTTGTCGCACTCatccagcaccagcacctccaccccGGTCAGGTCAAGGCCGGCCCCGTTCTTGTAGTTGTGAATGTAATCGACGAGCCGGCCAGGGGTTGCCACCAGGATATCCGGCACCGCATCCAGCGCGGCCTCCTGCGCGGCaggcgcgacgccgccgatggccagcgccaccgtcagcCCCGAAGTGaactggaggagctgcgctaGCATGTCTTGGCACTGCACACCGAGCTCccgcgtcggcagcagcacaacggCCCGGATGAAGCGGCGTCGACTGTTCAGCGTGGTTGCtttctgcggctgccgcgtgaGGAGCAGGTGCGCCAGCGGTAGCAGGAAGGCAGCGGTTTTGCCGGATCCCGTGACGgctcgcgcgcacacgtcggccccgcgcagcgccgcaggaATGGCCTCCGCCTGCACTGGTGTGGGAGAAATGTACCCCAGGTGCGACACAGCGCGGATGAGAGCCTTGCACAGCCCCAGCTCCAGCCACATGATCTTCTCCTGTGTCTGCTCGCTGCCCTCGAtggccgcagccgcgcgagCAGCCCCGGTCATGCACCACTGCACAGgcccgtcgccgccctccgaCGGTATTGCCGAGGAGAGCCGCGACGATGGAGACGCcaaagacgaggaggcggcggcgccgttaGTCGTGGGTGCTGCCCGCGCCACGCCGCGCCCGCCCGTCAGGCCGCTGAAGAACAAAGATGTGTTCTCCAAGAGCTCATCGGACGCCTGCGCGGCCGAGTCGGTACCTCGAGGCGCGtgtgcagctctgccgccgcgaccctCGCCACGATACCCGCCTCGTGCGCCATAGAAATGctgtccgccgccgccacggccgcgacTTCCAGGTGAACGTCCGCGGCCTCGCATGCTgtcggagctgcgcgcgtctGTTTTTCGGCGCTCAAGGAGagcaggaaaagaaaaactaGAAAGAAGCACTGCGCCGTGCGACCTGCGCAATGAGTGtaagagggaagagaggaagggcgcCGGTGGATTCAATCTACAGCGACAGCAACAGAGGGGTGTCGATAGAGCCGAGACAGGGAGGCACCATTGTAGTCGGCGCGTCGAGGGCAGTGTGCCGGGGTGCGATGAGGttgggagagagaagagagagggggcggtgcATAGAGGAAAAAGGATGCCGTTGCATCAGTGCGTGAAcgagaagcacacacacatggtCCCTCGCacgcacctgcacacgcaAACCACAGATCTGCCTTCCCTGTGCGGCACGCCTGCCACCGCCCTGTGCCCACTGCAACGGTGGTGCTCAGAGACGAAGGACCACGTGAAGCGCATTCagggaaaacaaagaaaaggacgAGTGCGCTTACAGCTTGCGGCAACGCCCTTGGCCATCCAaatacgcacacgcacacgcatgcaacTGTCATCTCAgttttggtgtgtgtgtgtgtgtgtgttgcttGAGCATGGCCCCCCCCGCCCATGAAGGCCAGGGGACCGCTACACTGGTAGcctcttcgctttcttttcgtttATCGCCGTTGTTGGAATCCTtcagcgcgccagcaccaccacagcgccTCTGCGCACACTTGTGCCATGGGCTGGTGCTTGTCCCCGTGGGTGCATGTATATGTTCGGCACACAACAAAGCCAGATCGCaccaaagagagagaaagataTCGGTTGGCTTTCACAAATAATTAGTTGCCGCCTTGTTCCCTGCGTCAGAGCAGTGGGCGGGTCTGGACATGGCGttgcggggggagggggaggggggctgcgtgcgcgatgcagcgaaaggtgtgtgtgtgtgtgtggcttaTGGACTCTCAATCGAGgacaagacacacacaaacacagagagagagacgtccCGCACTCAGCCACCGCACCCCACctccacacgcgcactcacaGTCATGGACGCACAcatccttccctcctcttctgctgTGTGTTCTCTTGTCGTTTTACTTCCTCCCGCTCCCTTCGTCCGTTCGTGATGTGACCCATATCGTCAGTCGACAGAGAGTGCCAGACAAGGCATGCACCACGAGGAGGCGTGAAGACAAGGTGCTGCAAGAACAAGACGAAAGTGATCGCTAACCCTAAACAAAAACGTGGTACGAGACacgcgagcacacacacacacacagccagagagagggagggaggattgaggagagaggggagctgcccacccacccgcacAGACGCCCATCCATCCCCGCTAGAACGACAGGAGAGATcgaagaaaacgaaaagaagcacAAGAGGAGAAGACAGGAGGGGCgaacacccacgcacactcacgccCTCCCTTAGAGTGGAAGCCGTGAATGGCATGCAGCAAACTCACATAAAGACGATCCAGTGTGTGcgcaagcgagagagcagTGCCAATACACAGAGAGGGCAAcgcgagagaaaaggaagaagtTCGTGCGTCAATAcctacgcacacacacactagcTCGGCCACAAACACGTCGGCGCGCACACCGAGCAAGACAGAGCGGCGCATGTGAACGGAGTTCCGCCTTCCGGgccacgacgacgatgacctAGCCCCTCCGCCCCCACGAtaaaaaagggagaagacgcacgcgcacaacggAGGCCATACAAGAGGAGGTTTTCCTTGACGcaacaaaaacaaagaaggcTTGGCAGCAGATAAGCGCAGGGTGAAGGATGGCAGCAGAAAAAGCTGCAGCATGGCCAGATGCATGTCGAGTACGCTCGTGGCCAAtggcacacacccgcacacagaAATAAAAGCATGATAGGGGAAAATCaaaaagcgaaagaaagagaaagaggccaCAAG
The sequence above is drawn from the Leishmania donovani BPK282A1 complete genome, chromosome 15 genome and encodes:
- a CDS encoding ATP-dependent RNA helicase, putative; this encodes MWLELGLCKALIRAVSHLGYISPTPVQAEAIPAALRGADVCARAVTGSGKTAAFLLPLAHLLLTRQPQKATTLNSRRRFIRAVVLLPTRELGVQCQDMLAQLLQFTSGLTVALAIGGVAPAAQEAALDAVPDILVATPGRLVDYIHNYKNGAGLDLTGVEVLVLDECDKMLTVTLQDQVLDILQHIPEETRQVLMFSATMTKEVDEFAKEHLFKPINVDIGHIALQSKLRQQFVRIRTTPVTLTSTADDVDAAAVSTAEAAAKDGETPREKRLRQKRSRAERASADDADDGRDDASAVESDQEHIAKVKTRYLVALCQNYLKDKTIIFCRYRTTTHRLALVFNALGLPAAEIQGNQLQEERFQAFEKFARSEVRYLITTDVASRGLDIQGVATVLNYDLPPTLTAYIHRVGRTARIGQTGTAVSLVHEVEDADIMRKILSVSGAINEHQVATVKRRDVPDALLAKATKDIDDIFPQVRAQLAAEQLEEKIAQAEKRYGTASDGFLNEVTTKAKREWCLSREERKKRDEEARRLYEKEAEVTINHFQNELSNLEREETEILQRQRKVRRVEREKKMHEASKIKARACELRAKSEKKIQAGVVKKLKQRRIRQAAKERRAEARAQKGVAPYRHGDGKQRNKKSRHKKRMKKH